The Bacteroidia bacterium genome includes a region encoding these proteins:
- a CDS encoding DUF5694 domain-containing protein has protein sequence MKYSVITILLLFFIESFGQNDPILFDPDQILVQAEDKTPEVLLVGSFHFAYYGLDAHKTKEEDKVNVLSPERQAEMKKLVDYIAQFKPNKIAVEGGRNSGYIIRRYEKYLKKPHKNRANEIDQIAFPLMKQFGLDTLYGVNSYGLSRDLYRHPDSAVLVPLMDSIYKDWDFSNNNEMSKRYSMLYDKDDELALNNNLLDYFKHMNADKIIDRDWGAYLVGDFRNGSYEGADALAMHWYSRNLRIMRNIQNITEPGDRILIIFGAGHMSILKYLFQCSPEYKLIKFNDLP, from the coding sequence ATGAAATATTCTGTAATCACTATCCTCCTTTTGTTTTTTATTGAAAGCTTTGGTCAAAACGATCCGATTTTATTCGATCCTGATCAAATCCTGGTACAAGCCGAAGACAAAACGCCAGAAGTCCTGCTGGTTGGGAGCTTTCATTTTGCCTACTATGGCCTGGATGCTCATAAAACCAAAGAAGAAGACAAGGTCAATGTCCTTTCTCCCGAACGTCAGGCAGAAATGAAAAAGCTGGTTGACTATATCGCCCAGTTCAAGCCTAATAAAATTGCAGTAGAAGGAGGCCGAAATTCTGGTTACATCATTCGCCGCTATGAAAAATACCTGAAAAAGCCCCATAAAAACCGGGCAAATGAAATTGATCAGATCGCTTTTCCCCTTATGAAGCAGTTTGGATTGGATACGCTCTATGGGGTTAACTCCTACGGCCTTTCCAGAGATCTGTATCGCCATCCGGATTCTGCTGTACTGGTACCCTTGATGGACAGTATTTATAAGGACTGGGATTTTAGCAACAATAATGAAATGTCAAAACGCTACAGCATGCTTTATGATAAAGATGATGAATTGGCCCTAAACAACAATTTGCTGGATTATTTCAAGCACATGAATGCTGATAAAATCATAGATAGAGATTGGGGCGCTTATCTGGTCGGAGATTTTAGAAACGGGAGCTATGAAGGAGCAGATGCCCTGGCCATGCATTGGTATTCCCGCAACCTACGCATCATGCGCAATATCCAGAATATCACAGAACCCGGAGACCGCATACTGATTATTTTCGGAGCAGGACATATGAGTATTTTGAAATACCTCTTTCAGTGCAGCCCTGAATATAAGCTCATAAAATTCAATGACTTGCCATGA
- a CDS encoding LytTR family DNA-binding domain-containing protein, whose protein sequence is MKTYSCYILDDEPLAIKVIEEYLKRLPQFEIAGKQTDSIKAYAEIKELKPTLIFLDIEMPELNGLQLLRSTEHNAQIILTTAYRDYAVEGFELNVLDYLLKPISFERFIKAIDRFLDQFSPTSSTSQNQTEEHILLRIDRKTQKVMLDEILYVKGVKDYVKIVLQDRNLLFKSSIGNFHKMLPQSHFLRIHKSYVVAKNKIRAYSSQDVEIGEKLLPIGRAFKASIGEAMKKSNS, encoded by the coding sequence ATGAAGACCTATTCCTGTTATATCCTAGACGATGAGCCCCTCGCAATTAAGGTTATTGAAGAATACCTTAAGCGACTGCCACAATTTGAGATTGCAGGTAAGCAAACGGATTCTATCAAAGCCTATGCTGAGATAAAGGAGCTTAAACCCACCCTCATTTTTCTGGATATAGAGATGCCTGAATTGAATGGGCTGCAATTGCTACGATCTACGGAGCATAATGCTCAAATAATTCTTACTACCGCTTATCGAGATTATGCAGTTGAGGGTTTCGAACTCAATGTCCTGGATTATTTACTCAAACCGATTTCTTTTGAAAGGTTTATCAAGGCCATCGATCGATTCCTGGATCAATTTTCTCCGACTAGCTCAACTTCACAGAATCAGACAGAAGAACATATTCTGCTAAGAATAGATCGAAAAACCCAAAAGGTGATGCTGGATGAAATTCTGTATGTGAAAGGAGTAAAGGATTATGTAAAAATCGTACTTCAGGATCGAAATCTCCTGTTTAAATCATCTATTGGAAACTTCCATAAAATGCTTCCACAATCCCATTTTTTACGAATTCATAAATCCTATGTGGTGGCTAAAAATAAAATCAGGGCGTATTCCTCTCAGGATGTGGAGATTGGAGAGAAGCTACTGCCTATAGGGCGAGCTTTTAAAGCTAGCATAGGGGAAGCCATGAAGAAAAGTAATTCTTAA
- a CDS encoding TonB-dependent receptor — MKQLYCISICLLFLLTGKIGRLAAQETEIMIHKNYNQRDFKEFVQEVESERKLKFFYLDSWVDSLQIIQRTSPQSLREILSASLASRQLSFVIDDKRRIILSLSPIRKELKTQSVRARRMQVPEGSKDLIAYSQLLAVKPDLSNEEIVRVYDIGSSDVNKEEATIVGYVKDEDTGEPIIGATVFVADLKLGVNTDQYGYYSLTLPTGNHMLTYRSYGKEEKEQEVNLFDDGKLDMEMEDAIRQLDVVLIEAERDENVESSQMGLTTLGINALKQMPTFMGEIDVIKSAILLPGVQTVGEGASGFNVRGGSTGQNLILINQAPIFNSSHLFGFFSVFNPDIIKNFDLYKSGIPARYGGRIASVLDISMKDGNKKEFVASGGVSPVTSRLTVEGPLKMQNSSYIIGARSTYSNWILQELEELSFRNSKAFFGDLNAKVNLELSRKDRLDIAGYFSQDNFTLNQDTAYSYNNLNGSINWKHLFNNKLYAVTSGIFSRYRFNVKSESSLENAFKLNYQILYNELKTDFTYIPEPNHQFRMGANAIYYQLNPGTQIPLNPESLIRNQTLEQEQAVESSIYFSDEWDVNPRLKLYGGIRLSGYALLGPNSVNLYRPGQPLQPENIIDSTQYGSGSIVKFYGGPEIRLSARYSLDEKSSVKLSFNRLRQYLHMLSNTTSISPTDSWKLSDPYIRPQVGDQLSLGFYRNFRQNSIESSVELYVKNIGDMIEFKNGAQLLLNPEIETDVINARGRAYGVEFLLRKDRGKLNGWISYTYSRVFSEINGQFPDEIINGGERFPANFDKPHDISFVGNYKFSRRLSISSNFAYSTGRPITYPVSQFRFGNTTRLNYSLRNQFRIPDYYRWDFSINLEGNHRNTKFAHTSWSLSFFNILGRKNVYSIYFVSTPTGVQGYKLSIFGRPITTLTFNFKIL; from the coding sequence ATGAAACAGCTTTACTGCATCAGTATTTGTCTACTCTTCTTGCTGACTGGCAAGATAGGGAGGCTGGCTGCCCAGGAGACTGAGATTATGATTCACAAGAATTATAACCAGCGAGATTTTAAGGAATTTGTTCAGGAAGTAGAAAGCGAGCGAAAGCTCAAATTCTTTTACCTGGATAGCTGGGTGGATAGTCTGCAAATTATCCAGAGAACAAGTCCTCAAAGTCTCCGCGAGATTTTATCTGCCAGCCTCGCATCCCGCCAACTAAGTTTTGTCATAGATGATAAGCGGCGAATCATCCTTTCCCTTTCGCCCATCAGAAAGGAGCTCAAAACTCAAAGTGTACGAGCCCGGCGTATGCAGGTGCCTGAAGGTAGCAAAGACCTCATTGCATATTCTCAACTATTAGCAGTCAAACCGGACCTTTCTAATGAAGAAATAGTGCGGGTATATGATATCGGAAGTTCAGATGTCAATAAAGAGGAAGCGACAATTGTCGGCTATGTGAAGGATGAGGATACAGGAGAACCCATTATTGGAGCTACTGTTTTCGTTGCAGATTTGAAGCTGGGAGTGAATACCGATCAATACGGCTATTATTCCCTGACATTGCCCACGGGAAATCATATGCTTACTTACAGGAGCTATGGTAAAGAAGAAAAAGAGCAGGAAGTAAACCTTTTTGATGATGGAAAACTGGATATGGAGATGGAGGATGCGATTCGTCAATTGGATGTGGTTTTGATTGAGGCAGAAAGGGATGAAAATGTAGAAAGTTCCCAAATGGGCTTGACTACGCTCGGTATAAACGCCTTGAAACAAATGCCAACCTTTATGGGAGAGATTGATGTGATCAAGTCTGCCATATTATTGCCCGGTGTACAGACCGTAGGGGAGGGGGCATCAGGTTTCAATGTTCGGGGAGGTAGTACAGGCCAAAATCTGATACTCATCAATCAGGCACCTATTTTCAATTCCTCCCATCTATTTGGCTTTTTCTCTGTATTCAATCCGGACATCATCAAAAATTTTGACCTTTATAAAAGTGGTATCCCCGCCAGATATGGAGGAAGGATTGCTTCTGTTCTGGATATATCGATGAAAGATGGCAATAAGAAAGAATTTGTCGCTTCCGGAGGGGTAAGTCCTGTTACTTCTCGCCTGACTGTTGAAGGGCCGCTTAAAATGCAGAATAGTTCCTACATCATAGGTGCAAGAAGTACCTACTCCAATTGGATTCTGCAAGAACTGGAAGAGCTTTCTTTCAGAAATAGTAAAGCCTTTTTTGGTGATCTTAATGCAAAGGTAAATTTGGAACTTAGCCGGAAGGATCGTCTGGATATCGCCGGCTATTTTAGTCAGGATAATTTTACGCTCAACCAGGATACTGCCTATTCCTATAATAACCTCAATGGTTCCATCAATTGGAAACATCTCTTCAACAATAAGTTGTACGCGGTTACGTCCGGAATTTTTAGCCGATACAGATTCAATGTAAAATCCGAGTCCAGCCTGGAGAATGCTTTTAAGCTCAATTACCAAATTCTCTACAATGAGCTGAAAACAGATTTCACCTATATCCCGGAGCCCAACCATCAGTTTCGCATGGGGGCAAATGCGATTTATTATCAGCTCAATCCCGGTACCCAAATTCCCCTAAATCCGGAGTCTTTGATTCGTAATCAAACCCTCGAACAGGAACAGGCCGTGGAATCCAGCATCTATTTTAGTGATGAATGGGATGTGAATCCTCGCTTGAAATTATATGGCGGAATCAGGCTTTCGGGCTATGCACTTCTCGGCCCCAATTCCGTAAACCTCTATCGCCCCGGACAGCCATTACAACCAGAAAACATCATTGATAGTACGCAGTATGGGTCTGGAAGTATCGTTAAGTTTTATGGAGGACCTGAAATCAGACTTTCGGCCAGATATTCTTTAGATGAAAAAAGTTCTGTTAAGCTGAGTTTCAATCGCCTGCGCCAATACCTGCATATGCTTTCCAACACTACCTCAATTTCTCCCACAGATAGCTGGAAATTGAGTGATCCCTATATCAGGCCTCAGGTAGGAGATCAGCTGTCTTTAGGTTTTTACCGAAACTTCCGCCAAAACAGCATAGAAAGCTCAGTGGAATTGTATGTGAAAAATATCGGGGACATGATCGAATTTAAGAATGGCGCACAGCTATTGTTAAATCCGGAAATAGAAACAGATGTGATCAATGCAAGAGGAAGAGCTTATGGAGTAGAGTTCTTGCTACGGAAAGATCGGGGAAAACTCAATGGATGGATCAGTTATACTTATTCACGGGTTTTTTCCGAAATCAACGGGCAATTTCCGGATGAAATCATCAATGGCGGGGAACGTTTTCCAGCCAATTTTGATAAACCTCATGATATTTCTTTTGTAGGGAATTATAAATTTTCTCGCCGTCTCAGCATATCCAGTAATTTCGCCTACAGTACAGGAAGACCTATTACGTATCCTGTCTCCCAATTCCGTTTTGGCAATACGACCCGACTCAATTATTCTTTGAGAAATCAGTTTCGCATTCCGGATTATTATCGCTGGGATTTCTCGATCAATCTCGAAGGAAACCACCGGAATACGAAGTTCGCTCATACTTCCTGGTCCCTTTCATTCTTCAATATTCTGGGCCGCAAAAATGTCTACTCCATCTATTTCGTAAGTACTCCGACAGGCGTACAGGGATACAAACTATCCATATTCGGCCGCCCAATCACAACCCTAACTTTCAACTTCAAGATCCTATGA
- a CDS encoding histidine kinase — translation MSHSQIAPNKQISLRELFLHIAFWSIYFLAEYLTQLPHLRTEDYGSLLKYTFLNLPLLMLSAYFILYILIPRFLKQGKNQLFFLSLLILAIALFFLRIRWAEWINYLEHDQYINLPATKVLKNLVRDYAVIALAVCLGIIADWKKSQTQKENLIRAKAEAEVQLLKSQLHPHFLFNTLNNIYSLALSRSEKTAQSILKLTELLDYFVYRVNKEEVQLGKEVQLLENYLELEKLRYGEDLFLEVDIQIKNEFLSISPLLLLPFIENCFKHGGKGKDGIFRVNISLKQDEKLWLVVENSKKQYPQAKKSPGGLGLENVRQRLHLLYPGKHQLLILEREDLYRSELSLHLG, via the coding sequence ATGAGTCATAGCCAAATAGCCCCAAATAAGCAGATATCTCTTCGGGAGCTGTTTTTACATATAGCCTTCTGGAGCATCTATTTTCTGGCTGAGTATCTGACACAACTCCCTCATCTTCGAACAGAAGATTATGGAAGTTTGCTCAAATACACCTTCCTGAATCTTCCCCTTCTGATGCTTTCGGCTTATTTTATTTTATACATTCTGATTCCTCGTTTTCTTAAGCAGGGGAAAAACCAGCTCTTCTTCCTTAGTCTCTTGATATTGGCTATTGCTTTGTTTTTTCTGCGGATCAGATGGGCAGAATGGATCAACTATTTAGAACACGATCAATACATCAACTTACCCGCGACCAAAGTTTTGAAAAACCTGGTGAGGGATTATGCGGTAATTGCTTTGGCGGTCTGCCTGGGCATTATAGCAGATTGGAAAAAGAGTCAAACTCAAAAGGAAAATCTGATTCGGGCGAAAGCAGAAGCAGAGGTTCAATTGCTCAAATCCCAATTGCATCCCCATTTTCTTTTCAACACCCTTAACAATATCTATAGCCTGGCTTTGAGCCGCTCGGAAAAAACAGCCCAGAGCATTTTGAAACTTACAGAATTGCTGGACTATTTTGTTTACCGGGTAAATAAGGAAGAGGTACAATTGGGAAAAGAAGTGCAGCTTTTGGAAAACTATCTCGAACTGGAAAAACTTCGCTATGGAGAGGATCTGTTTCTGGAAGTTGATATTCAGATTAAAAATGAATTCCTTAGTATCAGCCCCCTTTTGCTGCTTCCTTTTATTGAGAATTGTTTTAAGCATGGGGGCAAAGGGAAAGATGGGATTTTTCGAGTGAATATATCCCTTAAACAGGATGAAAAGCTTTGGCTGGTCGTTGAGAACAGTAAAAAGCAATATCCTCAAGCAAAAAAGAGCCCGGGAGGCCTCGGACTGGAAAATGTGCGGCAGCGGCTACATTTACTGTATCCCGGCAAACATCAACTCCTCATCCTTGAGCGGGAAGATCTCTATAGAAGTGAACTATCTTTACACCTCGGATGA
- a CDS encoding RNA polymerase sigma factor, producing the protein MDQEKQTAFMEAYNPCHDAFIRYCSALAYGKMELDDFVQEILLSAYKHFDKIRKKDQFLHYLIRAARFYAINRGRKKKFEMALHDQHAEKLRSHGVEPEMLLDIQLMYRMLDQLPTKQKEAIILFEISGFSMKEIARIQHSSPGAVKTKISRGRKKLGKMMEDRSHTHSLSSILGTIQMLCI; encoded by the coding sequence ATGGATCAAGAAAAACAAACAGCTTTTATGGAGGCCTACAATCCCTGCCACGATGCCTTTATCCGATATTGCTCGGCATTGGCATATGGCAAAATGGAATTGGATGATTTTGTACAGGAAATTCTGCTTTCAGCCTATAAGCATTTCGATAAGATCAGAAAGAAGGATCAATTTCTTCACTACCTCATCCGTGCTGCACGTTTTTATGCGATCAATAGAGGAAGGAAAAAGAAGTTTGAAATGGCACTTCATGATCAACATGCTGAAAAGTTGAGAAGTCATGGAGTTGAGCCGGAAATGTTGCTGGATATTCAATTGATGTACCGCATGCTGGATCAATTACCGACCAAGCAGAAAGAGGCCATCATCCTCTTTGAAATCAGTGGCTTTAGCATGAAAGAGATTGCCAGGATTCAGCATAGTAGTCCGGGAGCTGTAAAGACAAAGATTAGCCGGGGAAGGAAAAAACTAGGCAAAATGATGGAAGACAGAAGTCATACCCATTCCCTTAGCAGCATTTTAGGAACCATTCAAATGCTATGTATATGA
- a CDS encoding DUF4249 domain-containing protein: MIRVLYISLLLFFLLGASCIEEFQPVIPGADNLIVVEGNILEGTAGAKIALSRSFDFGQNRVQRILDAEVVIRDDQGNFSTLNMTDPGIYESDTTELVGVPGRSYQLYVKIPPAIELESEWELLRPSANLENVRVEWEQKEDDIGPTEGVQLYVDTDAENGAASHFRWEYEETWIFRVPYPATGVWNTQTNIPEPFPNSFRPQTCWKTQISSDVFIGSTEGLVGQRIADVPVRFISIRGNELRLRYSILVKQYSIGPDTHEFWRRLKNVTEDLGTLFDPIPTEIKGNVKYLNRDIEVLGYFSADGYQEKRIFIDRADLPMAPIRTGFEECRLDTVDRFDVNSEIITGNVYVEDIYGPFGSLIGFGVTQARCADCRLSGSIERPDFWD, encoded by the coding sequence ATGATTAGAGTTCTTTATATATCTCTTCTGTTGTTCTTCCTGCTGGGAGCTTCTTGTATAGAAGAATTTCAACCGGTGATTCCCGGTGCGGATAATCTTATTGTGGTTGAAGGAAACATACTCGAAGGGACTGCTGGAGCAAAAATAGCCCTTTCCCGATCTTTTGATTTTGGGCAGAATCGAGTACAGAGAATTTTGGATGCGGAAGTTGTTATTCGCGATGATCAGGGAAATTTCAGTACGCTCAACATGACCGATCCCGGAATTTATGAATCTGATACTACTGAACTGGTCGGCGTGCCGGGTCGTTCCTATCAACTATATGTGAAAATTCCTCCTGCTATCGAATTGGAATCTGAATGGGAACTCTTACGACCTAGTGCAAATCTTGAAAATGTGCGGGTTGAGTGGGAGCAAAAAGAAGATGATATTGGCCCTACTGAAGGTGTCCAACTTTATGTGGATACAGATGCAGAGAATGGAGCCGCCAGCCATTTTCGCTGGGAATATGAAGAAACCTGGATTTTCAGGGTGCCATATCCTGCAACAGGTGTTTGGAATACCCAAACCAATATCCCGGAACCTTTTCCCAATTCCTTCCGACCACAAACATGCTGGAAGACCCAGATTTCCTCAGATGTATTTATCGGTTCTACAGAAGGATTGGTGGGACAAAGAATTGCAGATGTGCCCGTTCGGTTTATCTCAATTCGGGGAAATGAGTTGAGGCTGCGCTACAGCATTTTGGTAAAACAATATAGCATTGGACCTGATACACATGAATTTTGGCGGCGATTGAAAAATGTAACCGAAGACCTGGGTACCCTTTTCGACCCGATCCCGACAGAAATCAAGGGAAATGTAAAATACCTGAATAGAGATATAGAAGTACTGGGGTATTTCAGTGCAGATGGCTATCAGGAAAAACGGATATTTATCGATCGGGCAGATTTGCCTATGGCACCTATTCGGACGGGTTTTGAAGAATGTCGGCTGGATACAGTTGATCGCTTTGATGTAAATAGCGAGATCATAACCGGGAATGTATATGTAGAGGATATTTATGGCCCTTTTGGTAGTTTGATAGGATTCGGAGTAACCCAGGCCAGATGTGCCGATTGTCGTCTAAGTGGAAGTATTGAAAGACCTGATTTTTGGGATTAA
- a CDS encoding histidine kinase, with product MKFNLKGLSLFFLLYYFVGDPLRQLMMFGKTDVLNYDQGLQDVLHTFASLFSFFLYCLAAYASLYYFFPKKKWGIILLLLTSSLLIPIGIRYLIQEVLFDYFFGFTNYPRGISFLRYGRDNLYFAFRFVSFGAIFYLITFSFYKERQEKNLSIANQKMQLSLLRSQINPHFLLNSLNNIYSLVFHKSERSLDALDTLSDMLKYSLYENREKVSIREEMNYVEKFLHLSSLRYDYPLAIEKNIEADVMEHEIPQFILMPLIENAVKHGNLRDPDHPLRLAISSEEQKLRIYVENQKGKQLKDEVGGIGLENIRKRLDLIYGDKALFEIRENEYNFQVVIEIQP from the coding sequence ATGAAATTTAACTTAAAGGGCCTTAGCCTGTTCTTTCTTCTCTACTACTTTGTAGGTGATCCACTGCGGCAGTTGATGATGTTTGGCAAGACAGATGTCCTCAATTATGACCAGGGATTGCAAGATGTTTTACACACCTTTGCCTCCCTTTTTTCTTTTTTCCTCTATTGTTTAGCCGCATATGCCAGTTTGTACTACTTTTTCCCGAAAAAGAAATGGGGCATCATTCTACTCTTATTGACTTCCAGTCTGCTTATCCCCATTGGTATTCGCTATTTGATCCAGGAAGTACTATTTGATTATTTCTTCGGCTTTACCAATTACCCTCGAGGGATAAGCTTTTTGAGATATGGAAGGGACAACCTTTATTTCGCCTTTCGCTTCGTGAGTTTCGGTGCCATATTTTACTTGATTACCTTCAGTTTTTATAAAGAAAGGCAGGAGAAAAACCTGAGCATCGCCAATCAGAAAATGCAGCTTTCTCTGCTTCGTTCGCAAATCAACCCTCACTTTCTCCTCAATTCTCTCAACAACATATATTCTCTCGTTTTTCATAAATCCGAGAGGTCTCTTGATGCCCTGGATACCCTTTCGGACATGCTCAAGTATTCTCTCTATGAAAATCGGGAGAAAGTCAGCATACGCGAAGAGATGAATTACGTAGAAAAATTTCTGCACTTGAGTTCCTTACGATATGATTATCCCCTAGCTATAGAAAAAAACATAGAGGCGGATGTTATGGAACATGAGATCCCTCAATTTATCCTAATGCCGTTAATCGAAAATGCTGTTAAACATGGAAATCTCCGAGATCCGGATCATCCTTTAAGGCTGGCCATAAGCTCAGAGGAACAAAAACTCCGCATCTATGTGGAAAATCAAAAAGGCAAACAGCTCAAAGATGAAGTAGGAGGCATCGGTCTGGAAAATATAAGAAAGCGCCTGGATTTGATTTATGGAGACAAAGCCCTATTCGAGATTCGGGAAAATGAATATAATTTTCAGGTAGTAATCGAAATCCAGCCATGA
- a CDS encoding LytTR family DNA-binding domain-containing protein, with the protein MIRTLVIDDEPLAGKLISSYVEKVEDLELKAYFSNPFEAWSFLQEEDVDLIFLDIQMPELNGVQLAKLLGDKVSIIFTTAYPDYAVEGFELKALDYLVKPINLQRFLQSIERYRELHQSTTIVDAALPPYIFVKTEYRHQKVNLEDILFLKGMGDYVAIHTREGRIMTLENMKSFETHLPSQHFMRVHKSFLVSMDKIEFVEKNRIRIAEDLIPIGAKYQEAFWKRLR; encoded by the coding sequence ATGATCAGAACCCTAGTAATCGATGATGAACCTTTGGCAGGGAAACTGATTTCTTCCTATGTTGAAAAGGTTGAAGATTTGGAATTGAAAGCTTATTTCAGCAATCCTTTTGAGGCCTGGAGCTTTTTACAGGAAGAAGATGTTGATCTGATCTTTCTCGACATCCAAATGCCTGAGTTGAATGGGGTTCAATTGGCAAAATTATTAGGCGATAAGGTCTCTATCATTTTTACTACTGCCTATCCCGATTATGCCGTAGAAGGTTTTGAACTAAAGGCTCTGGACTATTTGGTAAAACCTATCAATTTGCAACGCTTCCTCCAATCTATCGAGCGTTATCGAGAGCTACATCAATCAACTACCATAGTAGATGCTGCTCTGCCTCCCTATATTTTTGTTAAAACCGAGTATCGTCATCAAAAGGTAAACCTGGAAGATATTCTCTTTCTGAAAGGCATGGGAGACTATGTAGCTATACATACACGCGAAGGACGGATCATGACCCTGGAGAATATGAAATCCTTTGAGACTCATTTACCTTCACAGCATTTTATGCGGGTTCATAAATCCTTTCTGGTTTCTATGGATAAGATTGAGTTTGTGGAAAAAAATCGCATTCGAATCGCAGAAGATTTGATACCAATTGGTGCGAAATATCAAGAGGCGTTTTGGAAACGGCTACGGTGA
- a CDS encoding alpha/beta hydrolase, whose translation MTRAIFEIKGIDIQVRKMGSGYPLILFHDSPRSSRMMLGLAEELKDYFTLIMPDTPGCGLSDVVPHTPHTMAALIPYFKELFLQMGLKKFGLYGIGTGAQIAIRYSLIHPEQVEHLFLDDAIHLTDKQFEKIKKSYFPDLSPSYDGKHLMETWTFIRDMHRYFPWFMREKKNRIELKEDKDYYGDYFLDMLDSGRYYKHVYSAAYNHAHLRNVEALKVKTSLFFDEGSRVYSLIKQLVDFKTIDNVEIIDIPDSEKERSEIIRYVFRSNLPQVEGDKAYFPPFILHRGQSFIQINSHNIHMWVEPGDDKMPLLLLPNPGESGYIWKEHMKKFSEGRTCVLISLPGQGESDYWEGCREEDEIDELCHGLMKQLGFSSFEIMHPGEPIPFFPIDPVDEYGAYSMKAWTQFREIAGDDPDPQRLQIILRERLKYV comes from the coding sequence ATGACAAGAGCCATCTTTGAGATAAAGGGCATCGATATACAGGTGAGGAAAATGGGAAGCGGCTATCCTTTGATACTCTTTCATGACTCTCCACGCTCTTCGCGCATGATGTTGGGACTGGCGGAAGAATTGAAGGACTATTTCACCCTGATAATGCCCGATACACCGGGTTGTGGTCTTTCAGATGTCGTCCCGCATACGCCCCATACCATGGCAGCCTTGATTCCTTATTTCAAAGAGCTGTTTTTGCAGATGGGGCTTAAGAAATTTGGCTTGTATGGCATCGGAACGGGTGCACAGATTGCCATTCGATACAGCCTCATTCATCCCGAACAGGTCGAACACTTGTTTCTGGATGATGCCATCCATTTGACCGATAAGCAATTCGAAAAGATTAAGAAATCCTACTTCCCGGACCTTAGCCCCAGCTATGATGGTAAACACCTCATGGAAACCTGGACTTTTATTCGGGATATGCATCGATACTTTCCCTGGTTCATGCGAGAGAAGAAAAATCGGATCGAATTGAAAGAGGATAAAGACTACTACGGGGATTATTTCCTGGATATGCTGGATTCGGGTAGGTATTATAAACATGTTTACTCTGCAGCCTATAATCATGCTCATCTTCGAAATGTAGAGGCTTTGAAAGTCAAAACCAGTCTGTTTTTTGATGAAGGAAGCCGAGTATATAGTCTGATCAAACAGTTGGTGGATTTCAAGACCATAGATAATGTTGAAATCATAGACATCCCAGACTCAGAGAAGGAGCGTTCTGAGATTATCCGCTATGTGTTCAGGAGCAATCTGCCTCAAGTTGAAGGGGATAAAGCTTATTTCCCTCCCTTCATTCTTCATCGAGGACAGAGTTTTATCCAGATAAACTCTCACAACATCCATATGTGGGTAGAGCCAGGGGATGACAAAATGCCCCTTCTGCTTCTCCCTAATCCCGGAGAGTCTGGCTATATCTGGAAGGAGCATATGAAAAAATTTAGCGAAGGCAGAACTTGTGTTTTGATAAGCTTGCCGGGGCAGGGGGAATCAGATTATTGGGAAGGATGTCGAGAAGAAGATGAAATTGATGAACTCTGTCATGGATTAATGAAACAACTGGGATTTAGTTCATTTGAGATCATGCATCCAGGTGAGCCAATTCCCTTTTTCCCAATTGATCCCGTAGATGAATATGGAGCCTATAGCATGAAAGCCTGGACCCAATTTAGAGAGATTGCGGGAGATGATCCCGATCCGCAACGTTTGCAAATCATTCTGCGGGAACGCTTGAAGTATGTATAA